The Candidatus Polarisedimenticolia bacterium genomic sequence AGGTGCTGCGAGAGAGATTCGGTCTGTCAGCCTCGGAAAGACCGATCCTGGGAGTCGTCACCCGCCTGGTGCCGCAAAAAGGGATCGACGTCGTGCTGCGTGCCGCCGAAGGGCTTCTCGCTACCGGCGCCGACCTGGTGGTGCTGGGATCGGGGGAGCAGGGGATGGTCGACGAGCTGGAGAGGCTGCGCGCGCGGCACCCTGAGCGGATGGGGGTTTACATCGGCTACGACGATCCGCTGTCGCACCTGGTAATCGCCGGCAGCGATCTCCTGTTGATTCCATCGCGCTACGAGCCGTGCGGTCTGACGCAGATGTACGCCATGCGTTACGGAACGCTGCCGGTGGTGACGTCGACCGGCGGGCTGGTCGACACGGTCAAAGACGCGAGCCAGACCGGCGGCACCGGCTTCGTGATGCCCCCCCACTTGAACGAGGAGACGCTGGTTGAAACCGTCCGGCGCGCCCTGCAAGTCCGGACCTCAAATCCAGACGCGTGGCGCCGGCTGCAAACCACCGCGATGGCCGCCGATTTTTCCTGGGACCTCGCCGCCCGCCGCTACCTCGAGATCTACTCGCACCTTTAGTGTCGCGTATCGGAAATCCCGTTGCATTCGGCCGTCGATCCATCCCGGCTTGCGGCGTTGCGTCTCGCCAGTACCGGATGGTACGCGGCGCTTCGTCGGTGGAGCGGCCCATAGGCCGCGGCGCCTTGCAATCCGGGCGGCTCGACGGGCTCGGTGCTAACGTGATTTCCGACACGCAACACTCCTCCCAATAAACAACGAGCCCTTACCGAGAGCGCTCCATAGAAAATGTGGGCAAGATCGTGCGACTTCCTTGCTTATCAAAAGTACTTGGTGGTATAAAGTAAGCAGGAACCCGGGGACCTGAGGAGGGCGGGCTCATGCGGATCGACATCGTCGTCGTCTACATCCAGCGGTACGAGCAGGGGCACGAGGTCGACTTCGTCCCGCCGATCACCGGCATCCATCTGGCGGCGATCACGCCGGCTCCGCACCAGGTGAGGGTGATTCACCAGCAGGTGGAGAAGATCCCGCTCGACACCGACGCCGACCTGGTGGCGCTCTCGTTTTTCAGCGGCTTCGCACCGGAAGCCTATCGGCTGGCCGCCGAATTCAGGCGGCGCGGCAAGATCGTCGTCGCCGGAGGGCCGCACGCGACTTTCTCGGCGGACGAAGTCTTGCGCTACTGTGACGCGGTGGTCATCGGCGAGGCTGAGTCGGTCTGGGCGCGGCTCCTGGAGGATGCCGAGGCCGGGCGCCTGCAGTCGCGCTACGAGGGCGAGCCGTCCTCGATGCGAGGGATCCCGACGCCCCGCTACCACCTCCTCCCGAAACGCTTCTTCGTGCCGCGCGTGGTTCAGGCGACCCGCGGCTGTCCGTTCACCTGCTCCTTCTGCACCGTGCCGACTCTCAATCCGGGCTTCCGCATGCGGCCCGTGGACGAGGTGCTCGAGAACATCCGCTACGAGGACTTCCCCTACTGGTGGCAGCGGAAGATCGTCTGGTTCTGGGACGACAACCTGACGATCCGGCGCGACTATGCCCGCGAGCTGCTCACGCGCATGGTGCCGCTGAAGCGCTGGTGGCTGTCGCAGGCGAGCATGGACATCGCGAAGGATGAGCCGCTGCTCGACCTGATGCAGGCCTCGGGCTGCATCGGCATCTTCTTCGGCATCGAATCGTTTGGCGAGGAATCGCTCGCGGACGCGCGCAAGCGGCAGAATCGCGTGGCGGAGTACCGCGAGCGGATCGAGGCGCTGCACCGGCGTGGCATCTGCGTGATGGCCGGCTTCATCGCGGGCTTCGACGGCGACACGCCCGACGCCATCCGTGCCATGGCCCGCCAGCTCTACGACATCGGCGTCGACGTTCCGTTCCTGAGCATCCTGACCCCCTACCGTGGCACCGCGCTGCACGCCAAGCTGGAAGGCGAGGGGCGCGTGCTGCCCGACCGCGGATGGGAGCACTACAACGGCTACAACGTCTCGTTCCTTCCCGCCCGGATGACGCCGGAGGAGCTGCTTGCCGCGCACCGGGCCCTGTGGAAAGAGGCGTTCTCAGTTCGCTACTCCGCTCGACGGATTTTCCGCGCGCTTTTCCGCCTGCGCCTGGGCGCCTTCCTGATGTGCGCCATGATGAACCTCTTCTACTTTCTGAAAGCGCTGCGCGGAAACAGTCCCGCCTGGTTCGGGGAGTCTCATCGATACGATGACTTTCGGCATCTGCCGGGAACGCAGGCGGCATCGGGGCCCGTTGACAGAATGGCCGTGGGAAACGCTATGATGGGGTCAGGTTCTCAAACGCAATCAAGGACAGAGAAGAGCGCCGCCAGATAGCTCGATAGCCTCTGCGGCGTGGGCGGGGAGCGGAGCGTGTGGCGACATCTGCTTGGCATCGGGGCCGCGACCGCCTCCTTCCTCCTGTCGAGTCCTGTCTCAACGCTGTCCGACCCTTCCCTCGAGATCAAGGATTACCTGCCCATCCGTGAGGCCGCCGGCGGGCAGATCAAGGCCCTGCCGCCGAGCGCATCACCCGATGCGCAAACAGAAACTCCACGCGCGATAGGGGAGAGGAGTCCAGGCGCAGCTTCGGTGCCGCCGGAAATCTCGCCCCCGATCTCCGTGCCGGCGGTGAGAGAAGCCTCGGCGCCTCCGGGGAGCGCAGCCGGCGCGCCGGCGCAAGCGCAGCTGGACAGGATTGTCTCGATCCGGACGGTCCGGGTGGCGGCGCCGCCCGGCATGCCGGGAGCGAGCGAGCCGGATCTCGACCTCGACCCGCTCGACCTGGCACGCATGGCCATTTCAGTGACGGCGTCGCGCGTGACGGAGGCTGGCCAGGCTCCATATCCGGTGTTCGTTTCGGGCAATGCCGGGGAAAGCTGGGAGCGAAGCCTCGGCTTGGGGCCTTTTCCGATCGCCGACCCGGGGCTGGAGTTCGATGCCGGGGGACGGCTCTATTTGAGCGCCTTGGATGCCTCGGTACCCGGCGGCTCGCGCGGCGTCGTCGTGGCCCGCTCCGACGACGGAGGACGAAGCTTCACTCACCGTGGCTTCGCCATGGACGCCTCCACCTCGTTCCTGTTTCCCGACGGCAGCCGCCACTCCGGCTGCAATGCGGGCGGCGGGCCGCTCTTCGATTACCCGAAGCTGACCGCGGACCAATCGGCAAGGTCGCCCTTCCGCGGCGCGATCTACCTCTTGGCGCTGGCGGAAGGATTCGATCGGAATGGGGACGGCGTATGCGAGGGGGGAGCCTACGTCATCATCCGCACACGGGATGGCGGCGAAACCTGGGAAGGTGGGCGGGTCTTCGAAGGGATGCAGCTGCACACGAACCGTCTCGCGGTCAGCCCCGATGGCTCAATCACCGTAGCGCAGGCGGTGGACGGAACCGGGCCGGGAGGACGCCGCCCCGAGATCCGGATCCACCGGTCGACCGACGGCGGCGCGACCTTTTCATCGGTTCGCGCCTTTCCTGCCGGCGCGGCACTCGAGCCATCGACGACCTGGGTGGCGGCCGATCCGTCCGATGCGGCGAAGCTCTACGTCGCGTTCGAAGGAAGAGTGAAAGGGGGCGACGAGATCGGCCACGTCTTCGTCATCCGATCGATTGATTCTGGCGCGACGTGGCAGCAGCCGGTGCAAGTCGATTCAGATGACCACGACGGAAGCCAGAGCGAAGCGCTTCGTCCCGCACTCGCTGTCTCGGCTTCCGGGCGGCTCGATCTGGCCTGGTTTGACTATCGCCATTCGACGCCCGGGCACCTCGCCGCCAATCGCCAGGCAGGCGATGTCTACTTCGCCACCTCATCCGACGGCGGCGCGACCTGGAGCCGCAACCTGCGCCTCAACAAGGTCAGTGCGCCGGCGATTTTCGCCCCGGGAAACGCCTTCCTGACGCTGCTCTCCCAGCCCGACCGGGCGCTGGCCGCGTTCGCCCTCGACACCGACGCCAACCACCTCTACGAGACCTGGCTCGCGGAGATCCGCTTCCGCTGACAGGCCTTGGTATGTTTAACTGCTGCCCAGAGCTGGCTGCGTGCGCCATGCTCGCGGTCCGGCAAACGCGTCGGCGTCCGAACCGCCGAAGCTTGATGATGCGTCCAGGAACCAGTTAGGGATACCGAATGAAGCCTTTCATCCGCATGACACGCCTTCCCTACCAGGAGGCGCACCAGGTCCACCTGGTGGTGGTCGCCTCGAACGGGCGGCAGATGGGCGAGATCGAGGTCTATTCCAATGCCGAGGGTCTCGCAGCTCTTGCCAGCAAGGTGCGTGGATTCCCAAAGGAGGAGGGTGACACCGTGTCCTGGGAGCTCGGCTCCGAGCGTCCTGAGGATCATTTCGCCTTCTATCTTCGGCTCCGGGTCTTCCAGGTCGCGGCCAGCGGACGGTGCGGCATCGAGCTCCGCTTGTGCAACCATCGCGAGCCACCGGACAGAGCCTTCGTTGAGTTCTCCATCGAGGCACTGCCCTCCGATCTCGATCGGCTCGCGGATCTGCTCGAGCGATTCAGCCGAGAGGAACTTCGCGTGCTTGAATGGAACGTCGATGATGGCGAATTAAGTTAGGATAGCTCGGACTCTTCCCTTCAGTTTCCGGCCACGAAAGGGTGATTTGTCCCTTTCCAGAGAGAGGCCGTTCCTATGGGATTGGAACGGGAACAGCCTGGCTGTCCTTCCAGTCCGGCCATTTCACCATATTGAACCAGTTACCCTTCTCGAAGATCCAAAATTCAATATCTTGGCGAACCAATTCCTGATTCCTTGACCACACCTTGTCTGTCTGCTGATGTACCTCGGCAGTCACTCTTGCTGTATCCCCATGAATGCTGATGTCTTGCAGAATGTAAGTAACGAACCTTCGACGATGCCATATGGATTCCATGGTTCGGACGTAAGAATCTCGATCGACTTCCTCTCGGTAGTCGAGCCATGCCAAGTCCCAGGCTTTGTCGAATTCCCTTCTATTTATGACACCGTAATAAGCTCCAACACGATTTACCAGTAAGGCAATATCCGCCATATCTGTTCTGTCCGGCGGCGAGGGGGATGATTGTTGAGCAGGATTGGGGCCAAAGCGCATGACAAGCTGAGACTTTGCCTCCGCAGACATACTCTGGCCTCCCAACGCTTGCGTTACTTCGTTAAGCAAGTTCTTTTCTTCAGCCTTCACATTCTGTACTCGATTCAGGTAAGTTTGGAACGAGGCGCTTACGGACGGATTGTCGCCGAGCTGCCCAAGCCTGATCATCCAGCCTATTGCCAGTGCATCTTCAATGCGAGCGCGCTCCAGGAAAGCAGATGTAGCACTTCCCAGCCAACCATCGATGGCTTCCCTAGGATAATCACGCAGCATCTTGTCTCGAAGTCTGTCGACAATCACAGCCATGATGTTGCTACGCACAAGGCCATCGTCCGTAGTAGTAATGGCAGTCGTTAGAGTCTCGTAGTAAGGTCCAACCTTCAGGTGAGAGACAATAATCTGTGGATCCTCAGACTTGCACCACCTGGGGGCAGACCGCCCCTCGCAAGGCCAAAGCTCATTCGCCCACAGCTCGGACCAAG encodes the following:
- a CDS encoding radical SAM protein, with amino-acid sequence MRIDIVVVYIQRYEQGHEVDFVPPITGIHLAAITPAPHQVRVIHQQVEKIPLDTDADLVALSFFSGFAPEAYRLAAEFRRRGKIVVAGGPHATFSADEVLRYCDAVVIGEAESVWARLLEDAEAGRLQSRYEGEPSSMRGIPTPRYHLLPKRFFVPRVVQATRGCPFTCSFCTVPTLNPGFRMRPVDEVLENIRYEDFPYWWQRKIVWFWDDNLTIRRDYARELLTRMVPLKRWWLSQASMDIAKDEPLLDLMQASGCIGIFFGIESFGEESLADARKRQNRVAEYRERIEALHRRGICVMAGFIAGFDGDTPDAIRAMARQLYDIGVDVPFLSILTPYRGTALHAKLEGEGRVLPDRGWEHYNGYNVSFLPARMTPEELLAAHRALWKEAFSVRYSARRIFRALFRLRLGAFLMCAMMNLFYFLKALRGNSPAWFGESHRYDDFRHLPGTQAASGPVDRMAVGNAMMGSGSQTQSRTEKSAAR